From the genome of Flavobacterium sediminis:
GATCCTGCTAAAATTGCATAAGGCATAGCCAGGATACTAGCCCAAGCTATTCCTACTAAAATCATTGAAAAAACAAGTGATTCTTTATTAGGCATAAAATACATAGATATCAACCCTATACCTCCTAAAGCAAGTGATACTGCATGAGTCTTTTTTCTACCTATTGCTTTAGCTATAAGCGGAAGTGCAAAAGCAATAACTGCTGAAACTGCATTATAAACACCGAATATAATTCCTACCCAGTCTCCTGCATTTTGAAAATCAGCACTTTTTGTATCTTCAGGTGCTAATCCATAAATGTGTTGGGCAATAGCCGGTGTGGAAAAGACCCACATTCCGAATAGCCCGAACCAAGAAAAGAATTGCACCCAACTTAGTTGGCGCATTGTCTCCGGCATTTTAGCAAAATCAGAAAAAATATCAGAAAGTTTAGCTTCTTTCACATCTTCATCCAGTGCATTTTGATGTTCTTTTTCATCTTGAAATTGCATCAATTCTTCCGGTGAATACTCCTTAGTTGTAAGGATTGTTATTAAAATCGTTCCAACTAAAACCACCGCACCGATAATAAAAGAGTAAATCAAGTTTAAAGGCACTGCTGATGATTCTGTCGATTGATTGCTAACATCAAACCAATTGTGCAAAACATAAGGCAACCAAGAACCGATTACGGCACCTATTCCAATCAATGCTGTTTGTACACTAAACCCTAAGGTGTGCTGGTCCGATCTAAGATTATCGCCAACTAATGCCCTAAAAGGTTCCATGGCAATATTGAATGAAGCATCCATTATCATCAACATTCCTGCTCCTACCCATAAGGCTGGCATAAATGCAATAAAAATTTCAGCTTGCGGCATTAACACAAGTCCTATTGAAGCTAACAACGCTCCTGTCAAAAAATAAGGTTTTCTTCGTCCGAACTTCGACCAAGTATTGTCACTATAGTGACCAATCACAGGCTGAACAATTAACCCCATCAAAGGAGCAATGATCCAAAACCATGATAACTCATGGACATCGGCACCAAAAATCTGAAGTATTCTGCTGGCATTTGCATTTTGCAAAGCAAACCCCATCTGAATTCCTAAGAAACCGAAACTCATGTTCCAAATTTCCCAGAAACTTAACTTACGCTTTTCCATTATCGTAAATAATTTATCGGTTCAATACGATAAGCGCATTAAATGCTTATCAAAACTTAAAAATGTAGAAGTGAAATATAAGCTTTGATATCACAAATTTATTTTTTTAGCCTATTGCTAAACTATTTTCAAGAGAAAAATTTCGGCTACACAAAACAAAAAATAACATAATATATTGAAAAACTGATAATTACAAAAACTATTTCGTTTTCGTAGAATCACGTAAAATCAAATTAGTCTCAATAACTTCCGTTTTGTATTGCTCTATAATTTCTTCTTCATAATCATATTCTTCTTCATTTTCCAACCTTTCAATCAACATCTGAGCTGCTTTTCTCCCCATCTTAATACCATTCTGACTGACCGTTGTAATTGTTGGTGTTGAATACTTAGAAATAATACCATCCGTAAATGCGATAACTTCTAAGTCCTCCGGAACATTAATATCTAAACTTTTAGCTATCTTAATAGCTACCACAGCAAATAATTCATTTACTGCAAAAATCGCATCTACTTCCTCATTATTTAACAAGTAATGTATTTTTGTATTGCAACTATCTATATCTTCAATCTTAATAATATACTTATCTTCCACTTCAATACCGTGAGTCTCCAAGGCTTTAATATAGCCGTCCGTTCTCAATTTACCGACACTTACATAATCTACAGTTGTAATTAATGCTATTTTTTTAGCACCACCTTCAATTAAAAAAGAAACAGCATCAAAAGCAGCCGAAAAGTCATCGATGATCACTTTGTCTGTAAAAATTTCATTCGTTACCCTATCGAACATCACTACCGGCATTCCCTGATTCATTACTTCCATTATATGATGGTAATCTGACTTTTGTTGGGTCTCTTTGGAAAGAGACATAATAAAACCATCAGTACTGCCATTTGCCAACATCTCTAAGTTAATCACTTCTTTATCAAAAGATTCATTTGACATACAGATGATAACATTGTAGCCTTGTTCATTAGCAACCTGTTCAATCCCTGTAATTACAGTTGCAAAAAAATGGTGAACTATTTCAGGGATTACGACCCCAATTGTTTTCGTTTTTTTATTTTTTAAGCTTAACGCAATATTATTAGGCTTATAATTATACAATTTTGCAAAAGCCTGAACTTTCAGGCGAGTATCTTCACTTATTTCGGGGCTATTTCTTAACGATTTTGAAACTGTTGATACTGAAACATCTAATTCTTTAGCTATTTGTTTTAAGGTAACTTTTCGTCTCATGGTATTTTTAACAAGTAATAATTTTTGAATAAATGTAATCTATATTTTTCACTATCACAATTTTACACGCAAAAATCGAGCTTTTCATTAAAGTTTTCAACACGAAAACGTTTTCGCAAGGTTGTTAATCGAATTTCATTTTGGAAAACGTTTTTTTTACATAATTTTAACATTAGAAGTGAATATAAGCGAATAAAAACAATCGTTTAACCTAATATTTTTGTATGAAAACACTGCAAAAAAAGTTATTACTTTTATTACTTATCTTACCCATAAGTATGTTTGCACAAAACACCTTAAAAGGAGTTGTTTTAGATAGTGGTTCGCAACAACCGCTGCCGGGTGTAAACATTTTAGTAAAAGGCACGTCAAATGGTACTACAACTGATTTTGACGGAAACTTTACCCTAAACAATCTTAAAAAGAATGACATTTTAATTTTGAAGTACATTGGCTTTAAAGAAGTAACTTATACTTACACAGGTCAAGACAATGTTACAATTACCATGACAGAAGACCTTCAACAACTTCAGGATATAGTTGTTATAGGTTATGGTACTGTTAAGAAAGAAGACGCAACGGGTTCTGTAAGCACAGTTACTGAGAAAAACTTTGTTAAAGGACCGGTAGTTGCTGCGGATCAGATGATTCAAGGAAAAGTTGCCGGAGTACAGATCACCAATGGTGGTGGAGCACCCGGTGAAGGAGCGACAATCAGAATTCGTCAGGGGTCTTCTCTGAGTGGAAATAACGACCCTTTATTTGTAATTGATGGTGTTCCTGTTGCAGCAGACAACACAGGAGGACGAAATCCTTTGGCTTCTATTAACCAGAACGATATTGAAAGTGTTACCGTTTTAAAAGACGCATCTGCTACTGCTATCTATGGTTCCAGAGCCTCAAACGGGGTAATCATTATTACCACCAAAAAAGGGAAAAGCGGGGAAATGAAAATTAATTACAGTGGAAATGTTTCTTACAGTAGTATAGCAAAAAAAGTAGATGTTTTAAGTGGTGACCAATTAAGAAGTTATGTTAATACTTATGGAAACACCAACCAACAGGCACTTTTAGGTACAGCCAATACGAATTGGCAAGAAGAAATCTATCGCGATGCAATTGGTACTGATCACAACATCTCTTTATCAGGAGGTAGTGACAATATCACGTACAGAGCTTCAGCCGGTTTTACTGATATGGATGGTATCTTAAAAGAAGACAATTTCACAAGAGCTACAACCAGTGCTTCAGTAGTAGGCAACTTTTTTAATGAACATTTAAAAATTGAAGCTAATAACAAGACTTCTTCCATGCGTAATAACTACAGTGAAAGGAGTGCAATCGGATCTTCATTAGCTTTCGATCCAACACAAAACATCTATAATTCTGATGGCTCTTATTTTGAATGGAACCAACAATTGGCCAGCAGAAACCCAGTAGCTTTAATTAATCAATCCCATAATTACGGAACTGCTTTCAGAAGCTTAGGAAATATTCAAGCAGAATATAAATTACATTTCTTCCCAGACTTAAAAGCTGTTGCTAACTTTGGCTATGACTATACAACAGGGAGAAGCTATGGAGGGTATGGATATGACAGCAATTATTATTATACAAATGCTTCTGCTGAATATGACTACACAAATGATAGTAAAAACAGATTAATGGATTTGTACTTAAACTATCATAAAGATATTGATGCCATTAAAGGTTCGGTAGAATTAACTGCCGGATATAACTATCAAAATTTTGATTATATCAACAATGGTGGCTATTCTGTAAATATTGCCGGAGTAGAATCTGTAACACCGGCTACAAAAACCGGTTATAACCTACAGTCTTATTTTGCCAGAGGGATCTTCAACTTTTATGATAAATATGTATTAACAGCAACTATCCGCAGAGACGGAACTTCAAGATTTGCTCCTGAATACAGATGGAGTAATTTCCCTTCAGCAGCTTTAGCCTGGAAAATCGATAAAGAAAAGTTCTTAGAAAATGTTTCTTCTATCTCTTCACTGAAACTTCGTATAGGTTGGGGTATTACCGGACAGCAAGACATAGGAAAGCTGTACCCTTCATTACCTACCTACCTTAGCTCTGATAACCAAGCTCAGTATCAAATAGGGGACACTTTTTATACAACAGTAAGACCACAAGCCTACAATTCTAATTTAAAATGGGAACAAACCGAAACCAGAAATATAGGTCTTGATTTCGGGCTAATAAAAAACAGAATTACGGGTAGCATAGACCTATATGAGAAAAGAACAAAAGACTTAATTGCATATGTTCCTAACCCTGCATTCTATGGTTTTTCTAACTATGATTATTATAATATTGGTAAAACAAAGAATCAAGGTATTGAAATGGCTTTAGAAGCTGTAGTTGTTAGTACAGATGATTGGAACTTTACTGTAGGAGGTAACATGACGCTACAAAACTCTAAAGTAACCGGTTTAATTGACGGAGCTCCTGACTTTGGAATCTCAACCGGAGGTATTACAGGAGGTATTGACAATCAAGTACAAAGAATACAGGTTGACTATGCTCCAAATGCTTATTATGTATATGAGCAAGCTTATGATTCAAATGGTCAACCAATTGACGGCGTATTTGTAGACCGAAACGGAGACGGACAAATAACTACTGATGACCGTTATTTCTATAAAAAACCACAAGCTGATGTATATTATGGTTTCTATACTAATTTAAGCTACAAAAACTGGGATTTAGCTATGTCTTGGAGAGGAAGTTGGGGTAATTATAACTATTACAATGTTGATTCAAACTTAGGATGGAGCAATCAAATTCTTATTAGAGATACCGACTTAGGAAATGCTACGACAGAAGTACTGGATACTAATTTTAGCTACTCAGGATCAGAACGTTACTTATCAGATTATTACATAAGAGATGCTTCATTCATAAGAATGGATAACCTGACTATTGCTTATAATTTCAAAAATTTCTTAGGCTCAAAGGCGAATGCAAGATTATCATTAGCAGGACAAAATCTGATCTTAATCACAGATTATAAAGGAATTGACCCTGAGGTAAACGGAGGAATTGACAATACAATTTACCCAAGACCTAGAATGTACACATTCGGTTTAAATGTAAACTTTTAAAAAAAATCACTATGAAGAATTTAAAATTAAAACTATTAAGCTTATCTTCTTTGTTATTCTTATTCCTTACTGTTTCTTGTACTGATGAATTAGACACAAAACCTGAAGGAACTGAACAAACAGCAGATGAATTATTTGCAGATCCTAGCTCATATAAAAGCTTTTTAGCTAAACTTTATGCCGGTCTTGCAACGACTGGTCAGCAAGGGCCTGCAGGACAGGGAGATGTTGCTGGTATTGATGAAGGATTTAGCTCATATGTCAGAAACCTTTGGAATTTTCAAGAATTGACAACAGACGAAGCAATCATAGCATGGAACGATGCTACTATAAAAGACTTCCATTGGCACACTTGGACCGTTTCTGATGGTTTTGTAAAAGCAACTTTTTACAGATTATCCTACCAAATTACAAACTGTAATGAATTTTTAAGACAGACTACAGATGAAAAATTAGATGGTAGAGGTGTAACAGGTAGCTTAAGAGATGACATCAAAACTTTCAGAGCAGAAGCTCGTTTTTTAAGAGCTTTGAGCTACTGGCACATCATCGACCTATTCGGAGGTGCTTCTTTAACTACTGAAGATTCTCCTACTCAATATTATTTACCGGACTATGCTAACAGACAACAACTATTTGATTTTGTTGAAAGTGAATTAACCGGAATGGAAGCGGATTTGAAAGAACCTAACAGCAATGAACAATTCAGAGTTGATAAAGCGGCTGCTTGGATGTTAAAAGCGAAACTGTTCTTAAATGCTCAGGTTTATGTAGGAACAGACAGAACTCAAGACGCTTATACTTATGTAAATAAAGTAATCAATGAAACCAGTTATTCTATACACAGTAATTATTCTCAACTATTTTTAGCTGATAATGATACTAACGGTGCTCAAAATGAGTTCATCTTTGCTGTAGCATTTGATGGTTTACATACTAAAACATACGGAGGTACAACTTACCTGACACATGCTCCGGTTGGAGGTAGTATGGATGCTTCTGAATTCGGTATTAACGGTGGTTGGGCAGGATTGCGAACTACTTCTGCATTTGTTGAAAAATTTGACGGAATGGATAATGATACCAGAAAACAATTCTACACTTCAGGTCAAACATTAGAGATTAACGATGTGGGAAGTTTTACCGATGGCTATGCAATTGCCAAATGGAAAAATGTAGACAGTATGGGCAATCAAGGGTCAGATGCTTCGGGAGATTTTGTTGACACAGACTACCCTATGTTCAGATTGGCTGATGCTTACCTAATGTATGCAGAATGTTTCTTAAGAGGAGGTGGCGGTGATGCTACAACAGCTGTGGGCTATATCAATGAGCTAAGAGAACGAGCTTACGGAAACACTTCCGGAGATATTACAGCTTCTGACTTGGACTTAGATTTTATCTTAGACGAACGTGCAAGAGAATTACATTGGGAAGGCCACAGAAGATCTGATTTGATCCGTTTCGGAAAATTTAGCGGTAGTTCTTATTTATGGCCTTGGAAAGGAAATGTGGCCAATGGCGCACCAATCCCTTCTTACAGAAAATTATTCCCAATACCACAAGATGCAATTATTGTAAATCCGAATTTAATTCAAAACCCTGGTTATTAATTTAATATTAAAGATATATGAAAAATATAGTTAAATCATTATTTGTTTTATTAAGTGTCTTTGCTATCTCATGTAGTACTGACGATGTACAAGACAGACCTGTTATACAAGGTGTTGACGCACCTGTTTTAACTGCTCCTGAAGACGGAAATACTTACACATTACTTCCTGAAAATATGGATGCCTTAGCAGAACGTTTCGTTTGGACAGCGGCTAATTATAATGGTAATGTAGCTATAAACTACTCCGTTGAAATGGATCTTACCGGTGGGGATTTCTCAAATGCTCAAGTATTGGGAGGAACTTCAAGTGATCTTCAGGCTCCGGTTACAGTAGAAACGTTAAACAATGCTTGCACAGCTCTAGGTGCAAATCCTTATGAAGCTAGTAGTTTTGATGTAAGAGTAGTTTCTTCGGTAGGAAGTAACAGTACTGCTTATTCGCCAATGGTTTCTAATATTGTAACTATAGTTATTACTCCTTACACAACCGAAAGTCCTAAACTTTATGTAATCGGTAATTTCCTAAGTGGCAGCGGATATGGTGCTGATTGGACGCCGGATGCCAGTTTACCTGCTTTAGCTTCTTCTGGTTATGGCTTAACTGATTTTGAAGGGTATGTATATATGAATGTAACAAGTCCTGAATTCAAATTATTACCAACTAACAGTAGTTTTGATGGCGATTACGGTGATGACGGAACCTTTACAGGTGCTTTACTTCAAGATGGTGAAGTTAACGTTCAACTATCTGCGGGAAGTTATTATAAAATAAATGCGAACACTACAACAATGACATACACAACTACAGCGACTCAATGGGCTGTAACCGGTTCTGCTACTACTTTAGGCTGGCCTGCCGGTCCTGATGGTACTGATGGTCAGGATGTAGATTTAACTTATAATACAGCAACAAAAAAATGGGAAGTTATCACAACTCTTACAGGAGGTCAAGAATTAAAATTCAGAGCAAATAATGCTTGGACATTGAATTATGGTGATGATGGTGCTGACGGATCATTAAATGAAGGAGGAGCAAATATCACTATTGCGACAACGGGATCTTATTTAATTGAATTAGATTTAAGCAATCCGAGAGAGTATACTTATACTTTAACCGCACAATAAAAATTTTCAAGGGCTAACCAAAAGTTAGCCCTTTTTAAACTATAAGAAATGAAAAAAATCTTTACCTATTTTTTCTTTTGTATCACAGCCATTTCATTTGCGCAACTCTCATGGCAGGGAGGGACTAATCCTGACCAGAATCAATCTGCAACCCTACTATTTGATAAAACCGGAACCGGTTTAGCTTCATATTCAGGAACTATATATGCCCATACCGGAGTAACTTTAAACGGAAGTGCTTGGCAAAATGTAATCGGGAACTGGGAGATAATACTGCGCAACCCTCGCTAACTTTAGTCTCAGGAAACATCTATAAATTGGACTTAACGTCTACCATTGAGAATTTTTATTCTGTAAGTTCAGGAACCATATCTAAAATCAATATTGTTCTGAGAAGTGCAGACGGAACACAGCAAACAGCGGATTTAGAAATAAATGTAGGCTCTTTTCAATCTACATTAATCTCTCCTTCAGAAAACAGTACAACCATTTTAAACTCTGGTGATAATCTAAGCATCAGTGCTTCGAACACTAACGGAAATGCTGATTACACGCTATTGGCTAACGGAGTTAGTCTTAATACTTTTACCGGAAGTACTTATAATTATACTGACACTAATATCACAACCAATAAAAACTATGAGTTACAAATTACTCAAGGTGGTATTACACAATCAAAATACTTCTCTGTTGTTATCAATCCCGGAGTGCTCTCTGAGAACCTTCCTGCAAATACTGTGATCGGTATCAATTATGACAACAGTGATACTACTAAAGCAACTTTAGTACTGAATGCTCCCGGAAAAGAATTTATTTATGTAGCCGGAAGTTTTAACAATTGGCAACCTTCTTCGGCTTATGCCATGAAAAAAGACCCATCTTCGGATAAATTCTGGATCGAATTAGTCGGTTTAACTCCCGGACAAGTATACACTTACCAATATTGGGTATTCGACACAACTCCTACAACTAATTCACAAATATTAGTCAAAACGGCTGATCCTTGCTCTACTTTAGTTTTATCGCCTTATGATGATCCTTACATTCCATCCGGTTCATTTCCTGATCTGGCAACAACTTATGCTTATCCTGCCGGACAAGAAAGGGAAGTTACAGTTCTTCAAACCGGACAAACACCTTATAACTGGCAAGTAACAAACTTCACAAAACCTTCTAAAGACAACTTAGTGGTTTATGAAGTTTTGGTACGTGATTTTGATGCAGACAGAAACTATCAGGATCTGATTGACAAGGTAAACTATTTCAAAAATTTAGGAGTCAATGCTATTGAATTAATGCCTGTTATGGAATTTGAAGGCAATGAAAGTTGGGGATATAATACTTC
Proteins encoded in this window:
- a CDS encoding MFS transporter — its product is MEKRKLSFWEIWNMSFGFLGIQMGFALQNANASRILQIFGADVHELSWFWIIAPLMGLIVQPVIGHYSDNTWSKFGRRKPYFLTGALLASIGLVLMPQAEIFIAFMPALWVGAGMLMIMDASFNIAMEPFRALVGDNLRSDQHTLGFSVQTALIGIGAVIGSWLPYVLHNWFDVSNQSTESSAVPLNLIYSFIIGAVVLVGTILITILTTKEYSPEELMQFQDEKEHQNALDEDVKEAKLSDIFSDFAKMPETMRQLSWVQFFSWFGLFGMWVFSTPAIAQHIYGLAPEDTKSADFQNAGDWVGIIFGVYNAVSAVIAFALPLIAKAIGRKKTHAVSLALGGIGLISMYFMPNKESLVFSMILVGIAWASILAMPYAILAGSIKPKKMGVYMGIFNFFIVIPQIINALIGGPLVKYVYHDHAIFAIVMSGVSFLIAAVLVLKVKDIKGV
- a CDS encoding LacI family DNA-binding transcriptional regulator; this translates as MRRKVTLKQIAKELDVSVSTVSKSLRNSPEISEDTRLKVQAFAKLYNYKPNNIALSLKNKKTKTIGVVIPEIVHHFFATVITGIEQVANEQGYNVIICMSNESFDKEVINLEMLANGSTDGFIMSLSKETQQKSDYHHIMEVMNQGMPVVMFDRVTNEIFTDKVIIDDFSAAFDAVSFLIEGGAKKIALITTVDYVSVGKLRTDGYIKALETHGIEVEDKYIIKIEDIDSCNTKIHYLLNNEEVDAIFAVNELFAVVAIKIAKSLDINVPEDLEVIAFTDGIISKYSTPTITTVSQNGIKMGRKAAQMLIERLENEEEYDYEEEIIEQYKTEVIETNLILRDSTKTK
- a CDS encoding SusC/RagA family TonB-linked outer membrane protein; this encodes MKTLQKKLLLLLLILPISMFAQNTLKGVVLDSGSQQPLPGVNILVKGTSNGTTTDFDGNFTLNNLKKNDILILKYIGFKEVTYTYTGQDNVTITMTEDLQQLQDIVVIGYGTVKKEDATGSVSTVTEKNFVKGPVVAADQMIQGKVAGVQITNGGGAPGEGATIRIRQGSSLSGNNDPLFVIDGVPVAADNTGGRNPLASINQNDIESVTVLKDASATAIYGSRASNGVIIITTKKGKSGEMKINYSGNVSYSSIAKKVDVLSGDQLRSYVNTYGNTNQQALLGTANTNWQEEIYRDAIGTDHNISLSGGSDNITYRASAGFTDMDGILKEDNFTRATTSASVVGNFFNEHLKIEANNKTSSMRNNYSERSAIGSSLAFDPTQNIYNSDGSYFEWNQQLASRNPVALINQSHNYGTAFRSLGNIQAEYKLHFFPDLKAVANFGYDYTTGRSYGGYGYDSNYYYTNASAEYDYTNDSKNRLMDLYLNYHKDIDAIKGSVELTAGYNYQNFDYINNGGYSVNIAGVESVTPATKTGYNLQSYFARGIFNFYDKYVLTATIRRDGTSRFAPEYRWSNFPSAALAWKIDKEKFLENVSSISSLKLRIGWGITGQQDIGKLYPSLPTYLSSDNQAQYQIGDTFYTTVRPQAYNSNLKWEQTETRNIGLDFGLIKNRITGSIDLYEKRTKDLIAYVPNPAFYGFSNYDYYNIGKTKNQGIEMALEAVVVSTDDWNFTVGGNMTLQNSKVTGLIDGAPDFGISTGGITGGIDNQVQRIQVDYAPNAYYVYEQAYDSNGQPIDGVFVDRNGDGQITTDDRYFYKKPQADVYYGFYTNLSYKNWDLAMSWRGSWGNYNYYNVDSNLGWSNQILIRDTDLGNATTEVLDTNFSYSGSERYLSDYYIRDASFIRMDNLTIAYNFKNFLGSKANARLSLAGQNLILITDYKGIDPEVNGGIDNTIYPRPRMYTFGLNVNF
- a CDS encoding RagB/SusD family nutrient uptake outer membrane protein, producing MKNLKLKLLSLSSLLFLFLTVSCTDELDTKPEGTEQTADELFADPSSYKSFLAKLYAGLATTGQQGPAGQGDVAGIDEGFSSYVRNLWNFQELTTDEAIIAWNDATIKDFHWHTWTVSDGFVKATFYRLSYQITNCNEFLRQTTDEKLDGRGVTGSLRDDIKTFRAEARFLRALSYWHIIDLFGGASLTTEDSPTQYYLPDYANRQQLFDFVESELTGMEADLKEPNSNEQFRVDKAAAWMLKAKLFLNAQVYVGTDRTQDAYTYVNKVINETSYSIHSNYSQLFLADNDTNGAQNEFIFAVAFDGLHTKTYGGTTYLTHAPVGGSMDASEFGINGGWAGLRTTSAFVEKFDGMDNDTRKQFYTSGQTLEINDVGSFTDGYAIAKWKNVDSMGNQGSDASGDFVDTDYPMFRLADAYLMYAECFLRGGGGDATTAVGYINELRERAYGNTSGDITASDLDLDFILDERARELHWEGHRRSDLIRFGKFSGSSYLWPWKGNVANGAPIPSYRKLFPIPQDAIIVNPNLIQNPGY
- a CDS encoding SusE domain-containing protein, whose protein sequence is MKNIVKSLFVLLSVFAISCSTDDVQDRPVIQGVDAPVLTAPEDGNTYTLLPENMDALAERFVWTAANYNGNVAINYSVEMDLTGGDFSNAQVLGGTSSDLQAPVTVETLNNACTALGANPYEASSFDVRVVSSVGSNSTAYSPMVSNIVTIVITPYTTESPKLYVIGNFLSGSGYGADWTPDASLPALASSGYGLTDFEGYVYMNVTSPEFKLLPTNSSFDGDYGDDGTFTGALLQDGEVNVQLSAGSYYKINANTTTMTYTTTATQWAVTGSATTLGWPAGPDGTDGQDVDLTYNTATKKWEVITTLTGGQELKFRANNAWTLNYGDDGADGSLNEGGANITIATTGSYLIELDLSNPREYTYTLTAQ